The following proteins are co-located in the Xiphophorus hellerii strain 12219 chromosome 2, Xiphophorus_hellerii-4.1, whole genome shotgun sequence genome:
- the cfap263 gene encoding cilia- and flagella-associated protein 263 isoform X2, whose translation MKLLQQLQQKKEMRKAEFVVEEEIFFQEYDEPRMDKSLNELKHNSSKVQRLLSSHKEKLQSSTLESTELSNEITKRKELLAKLEDQIKRAKKKSLKAEGLNQFLYRELTDYHAPDITEYFFTKEKHKKLLQSIHHWERKVGIAEMALKTHSREWRRQRGTLTPSNSAEAGSRKRRDLLQEVRTHGKQNTHQG comes from the exons ATGAAgctcctgcagcagctccaacaGAAAAAAGAGATGAGAAAAGCAGAGTTTGTGGTGGAGGAAGAA ATATTTTTCCAGGAGTACGATGAACCCCGAATGGACAAAAGCCTAAATGAACTTAAACACAACAGTTCTAAAGTTCAGCGCCTCCTTAGTTCACACAAG gagaagctgcagagttCAACACTGGAGTCCACAGAGCTGAGCAATGAAATCACTAAAAGAAAGGAACTGCTTGCAAAACTTGAGGATCAGATAAAACGTGCAAAGAAG AAGAGTTTAAAGGCAGAGGGGCTCAACCAATTCCTGTACAGAGAGCTTACAGATTATCACGCTCCTGATATCACCGAGTATTTTTTCACcaaggaaaaacacaagaagCTTCTACAAAGCATTCACCATTGGGAGAGAAAAGTTGGGATTGCTGAG ATGGCCTTGAAGACTCACAGTAGAGAATGGAGAAGACAGAGAGGCACTCTCACTCCTTCAAACAGCGCTGAGGCTGGAAGTCG AAAAAGACGGGATCTGCTGCAGGAAGTCAGAACACATG gtAAACAAAATACCCATCAGGGATAG
- the cfap263 gene encoding cilia- and flagella-associated protein 263 isoform X1, with protein MKLLQQLQQKKEMRKAEFVVEEEIFFQEYDEPRMDKSLNELKHNSSKVQRLLSSHKEKLQSSTLESTELSNEITKRKELLAKLEDQIKRAKKKSLKAEGLNQFLYRELTDYHAPDITEYFFTKEKHKKLLQSIHHWERKVGIAEMALKTHSREWRRQRGTLTPSNSAEAGSRKRRDLLQEVRTHGKHLGEVVCYVFSFCRSLVENS; from the exons ATGAAgctcctgcagcagctccaacaGAAAAAAGAGATGAGAAAAGCAGAGTTTGTGGTGGAGGAAGAA ATATTTTTCCAGGAGTACGATGAACCCCGAATGGACAAAAGCCTAAATGAACTTAAACACAACAGTTCTAAAGTTCAGCGCCTCCTTAGTTCACACAAG gagaagctgcagagttCAACACTGGAGTCCACAGAGCTGAGCAATGAAATCACTAAAAGAAAGGAACTGCTTGCAAAACTTGAGGATCAGATAAAACGTGCAAAGAAG AAGAGTTTAAAGGCAGAGGGGCTCAACCAATTCCTGTACAGAGAGCTTACAGATTATCACGCTCCTGATATCACCGAGTATTTTTTCACcaaggaaaaacacaagaagCTTCTACAAAGCATTCACCATTGGGAGAGAAAAGTTGGGATTGCTGAG ATGGCCTTGAAGACTCACAGTAGAGAATGGAGAAGACAGAGAGGCACTCTCACTCCTTCAAACAGCGCTGAGGCTGGAAGTCG AAAAAGACGGGATCTGCTGCAGGAAGTCAGAACACATGGTAAACACCTTGGAGAAGTGGTTTGctatgttttctccttctgcaggagcttggttgaaaactcataa